The sequence GCCCGCGCCGACCATGATCGCTTCGTGCAGCTCGACGCCGTTGTGCAGGTGGCGCTCGATGTTCTCGATCGTGACGATCGCCTGGTCGACCAGGATACCGACCGACAGCGCCAGGCCGCCCAGCGTCATGATGTTGAGCGTCTCGCCCAGCGCGAAGAGCACCAGGATCGACGCCAGGATCGACAGCGGGATCGTGAGGCCGATGATGAGCGTCGAGCGCCAGTTGCCGAGGAAGAGCAGCACCATCAGCGCGGTCAGCACGGCCGCGATGCACGCCTCGATGATCACGCCCGATACCGCGGCCTTGACGAACACCGACTGGTCGAAGAGCGGCGTCACCTTCACGTCCGGCGGCAGGATCTGGGTCGCGCGCGGCAGCGTCTCGCGGATGTTCCTGACGATGTCCAGCGTCGAGACGCCGGCGTTCTTGAGCACCGACAGCAGCACGCCGCGCTCGCCGTCGCGGCGCACGACGTTGGTCTGGTTCTGGAAGCCGTCGCGGACCTGCGCGACGTCTTTGACATAGGTCGTCGCGCCCTGCTGGGTGCGCACCGGGAGATCGTTGAGGCCGGCGATCGCGTCGGGCGACGCGTTCATCTTCACGCTGTATTCGGTCTCGCCGAACTTGGCGGTTCCCGAAGGGAGGATGAGGTTCTGCGCGTTGATCGCGGTGACCACGTCGGCGGGCGCGAGGCCGCGCGCCTGCAGCGCGTTCATGTCGAGGTCGACCGAGATCACGCGCACCTTGCCGCCGTACGGGAAGGGGATCGCGACGCCGGGCAGCGTGACGAGCTGCGGGCGGAGCTGGTTGACCGCGGCGTCGAAGACCGACTGCTCGGGCAGGGTCGGGCTCGACAGCGCGAGCTGGATCACCGGGATGCTCGACGCGGAGTACTTGATGACGAGCGGCGGCGTGATGCCCGGCGGGAGCTGCCGCACCTGGGTCTGCATCGCGGCGACGACCTGCGCGAGCGCGGTCTGAATGTTCGCCGACGGCTGGAAGAAGACCTTGATGACGGTGGTCCCGGCGAGCGAAGTGGACTCGATGTGCTCGATGTCGCTGACGGTCGTCGTCAGGCCGCGCTCGCTCTGTCCGGCGATGCGCTGGCCCATCTCCGCCGCGGACAGGCCGTTGTAGTTCCAGATGATGCTGACGACCGGAATGTCGATTTCCGGGAAGATGTCGGTCGCCATGTTGCGCAGGGCGAACGGCGTGGCGAGCAGGATCAGCATCGCCATCACGATGAACGTATAGGGGCGTCGCAGCGCGAGCTCGACGGTGAATCCGGAGCTGCTCTTCGGGGCAGGATTCATTACGGGATTCCAGGCGGACCGACGATTCTAATCGCACAAACCTCGCGGGAAGGTCGCGAATAGATCTCCTGGAGTCCGTATGGTGGCGCACGATCATTTCACCCAGCCGATCTCCCGCGCCGTCGCGTCCCCGACCACGACCTGCTTCAGGCTCGCCGGCATCTCCGCGGAGGTATCCGAAATCGCAATGCGCCCGCCCATGATCTCGGCGCGGCGCTGCGGATGGAGCGGCTTTGCGTCGGGGTCGCCGTAGCCGTCGGGACGCCGCGGCTGGTTGGTCGAAGGATCGTATTTGTCGGTCGCGCCGAGCGTGTGCATGAGCTCGTGCGCGATCACGACGTTGTTCTGGCCTTCCTGCGCGGACGCCGCGAACGCGTTGACCGCGCCGAGCATGCCTTTGGCGAGACCGGTCGAATGCGGCACGCGCCGGGTCAGCGCGGGATCGTGATACGTGACGAACACGCGCACGTGGGGCGGCGGCCCTTTCCACGTGTCGTTCCACCACGCCCAGGAGCGAAAGCGCAGGCTCCACGCGATCGCCTGGAGCGCGCTGCCGCCGATGGGGGCGGGCGGCGGTTTCGAGGCGACCGGCGGCGCGAGCGCCACGTCGACCGGCGGCATCATCGCGATCGAGTATCTCGACGCTTCGCGCGCGAAGAAGTCCTCGATCGGCTGGAACGTTTCCTTATCGAGCGCCGCGATGTACTGCCGCGTGGCGTCGGAACGATCTGCGGCGATCGGATAGATCGCCACGCGCAGCGTCATCTTCCACTCGGCGCTGCGCTTCCTCGCGAGCCACGCGGTCTGCGCGACGCTCGCGAGGATGAAGAGAAGCAGCCCTATCCGTATATAGCGCCACACGGTTTAAAACCGGGGTCAGACGCCAAAAAAGCCGGGGTCTGACCCCATTCGGGGTCAGACCCTGGTTTACGTAGGCTGCCGCGTCGCTGCGACGATGCGAGTGCGCAGCGCCATCGCCGGCTTCTCGAACGCGCACTCGATCACGTCGCCGGGTTTGACGTAGAGATCTTCCGCGTTCGGCTTGCCGACCGCGACGCCGCCGGGGGCGCCGGTGGAGAACATGTCGCCGGGCTGGAGCGGCAGCAGCCGCGAGAAGTGCTCGATGATGCGCGGCAGCTTCCAGATCTGGTCGGAGGTGTTGACGCGCATGCGCTGCTCGCCGTTCACGCTGCACGTGACCCAGATGTCGTACGGATCGGCGACTTCGTCCATGGTGATGATGCACGGTCCCAGCGGCCCGAAGCCCGGCGCGTTCTTCGATGTCCAGAAGCGCGAGCCCGACGCGACCTCGGCTTTCTGCGTGTCGCGGCAGGTGAGGTCGTTGAGGATGGTGATGCCGGCGACGTAATCGAACGCGTCTTTCTCTTTGACCATGTACGCGGGCTTGCCGATCACGAACACGAGCTCGGGCTCGTAGTCGAGGCGCGAGACCGTTGCGGGGCGCTCGACGTCGGCGTCGTGGCCGGTGAGGCACGCGTTGATCTTGACGAAGCCGGTGGGCTCCTCGGGCTTTTCCTTGATGAGGTCGTTCGCCTCGAGCTCCTTGAGGTGGCTGCGATAGTTCTTGCCGACGCACAGGAATTTCTCGGCGTCGCCGATCGGCGGCAGCCAGCGGATCTCGGATTCGGCGAGCAGCACGCCTTTCGGCAGCTCGGGCTCGCGCTCCTTCGCCGCTTCGAGGATCTCGCGGACGCGGCCCAGCCCCGAGGGGCCGAGCGCGAGCAGCTCGCGCATCGTCGGCGGCAGCGCAGGCCAGCCGGGCTTGAGCGCCTGGGCGAGCGCGAGGTCGAGGATGCGATCGCCCAGCAGCGCGCCGAGGCGGGGCTGCTCGGGTTGCGAGCGCGTGACGAAAGTGAGGAGTCTCATAAAAAAATCTACGTGGAACGGGGGAGGGCCGAAGGATACAGTAAATGCATGCCCGAACGATTCCCGACGCGCGTCCCCGATCTCTACATCCGCTATGCGGCCCGCGATGACGTTCCCGTCCTGCTGTCGATGATCAGGGAGCTCGCCGAGTTCGAAGAGCTCCTGCACCTCATGCAGGCGAGCGAGGACGAGCTCACCGAAGAGCTCTTCGGCGGACCGCGCGTCGCCGAAGCGCTGCTGGCCGAGCTGGCCGGGGAGGTCGTGGGCTTCGCGGTGTTCTTCCACAACTTCTCGACGTTCATGGGCCGCAAGGGCTTGTACCTCGAGGACCTCTACGTGCGGCCTCACGCCCGGCGCCGCGGCGTCGGCCGCGCGTTGATCACCTTCGTCGCGAAGATCGCGGTCGAGCGCCGCTGCGGCCGCTTCGAATGGTCGGTGCTCGACTGGAACACCCGCGCGATCGATTTCTACCGCTCGCTCGGCGCGGTCGCGCTCGACGACTGGACCGTCCAGCGCGTGACCGGCGACGCTCTCGAGAGACTCGCGAAAACCGGGGTCTGACCCCGAAATGCCGGGGTCAGACCCCTTCCCGCGTCGGGTCAGACCCCTTCCCGCGTCGGGTCAGACCCCGGCTTCACCGGGGTCTGACCCTGGTTTTCGTGAACCAGGCGCCGCGGGCGACGGCGGTGGCGTTGATGAGACCGAACGCGGCGAGCGCTGCGCTCTGGGCGAGGAAGAGGTGGAGGAGCGTCCCGCCGGCGGCGAGGGCGAGCCAGCCGACGCCCGCCGCGATCGCAAGGCGCGTGAGGTTCGCGAGCAGCGGCCATTTGAGACGTCCCGCGCCCTGCGACGCGAAGTAGAGCGCCATGCCCAGACCGAAG comes from Burkholderiales bacterium and encodes:
- a CDS encoding GNAT family N-acetyltransferase — encoded protein: MPERFPTRVPDLYIRYAARDDVPVLLSMIRELAEFEELLHLMQASEDELTEELFGGPRVAEALLAELAGEVVGFAVFFHNFSTFMGRKGLYLEDLYVRPHARRRGVGRALITFVAKIAVERRCGRFEWSVLDWNTRAIDFYRSLGAVALDDWTVQRVTGDALERLAKTGV
- a CDS encoding fumarylacetoacetate hydrolase family protein; the protein is MRLLTFVTRSQPEQPRLGALLGDRILDLALAQALKPGWPALPPTMRELLALGPSGLGRVREILEAAKEREPELPKGVLLAESEIRWLPPIGDAEKFLCVGKNYRSHLKELEANDLIKEKPEEPTGFVKINACLTGHDADVERPATVSRLDYEPELVFVIGKPAYMVKEKDAFDYVAGITILNDLTCRDTQKAEVASGSRFWTSKNAPGFGPLGPCIITMDEVADPYDIWVTCSVNGEQRMRVNTSDQIWKLPRIIEHFSRLLPLQPGDMFSTGAPGGVAVGKPNAEDLYVKPGDVIECAFEKPAMALRTRIVAATRQPT